CGAGCCCTTCCGGGTCACAGCGGCGGCGTTTTAACAGCCACTTTCCAACCACACGGCGAATTATTAATTTAGAGGCGGATTCCCCGTGCTCCCTCCGGGACCACCTcggggaaagaaggaaaaagggatcGGGGTCGCTCCCGCGGCGCCGCGGGCGGGGCGGTGCCCCGTTCCCTTCCGGGGCGCCGCCGGCCATTTTGTGGCGTTAAGCCGCGCGCGCGGGCGGTTCCCCCTCATTTCCTCGTCGCGGCGGGACGGGGTGGCCGCTCCTGGCGCTTCGCTCCGGCCTCGGGGCCGCCCCTCGGACCCTGAGGTGGGTGCTGCTCCCTGCGGACCCTGCGGCTTTCCCCTATGCGCTGTAGCTCTCCTCCTTTTTGGACTCGCCCTGCGGTGTGAGGCGCGTCGCCCTCAGGGCCGCGCCGGCTGCTGACCCCCCTCAACCCCTCAGGTTTATTCTCttcggccgccgccgcccctcaGGGGCTCCTGCCCACCATGAGCTACGGCCGCCCGCCGCCCGACGTGGAGGGCATGACGTCCCTCAAGGTGGACAACCTGACCTACCGCACCTCCCCGGACACCCTCCGGAGAGTCTTTGAGAAGTACGGCCGCGTGGGCGACGTCTACATCCCCCGGGACCGCTACACCAAGGAGAGCCGCGGCTTCGCCTTCGTGCGCTTCCACGACAAGCGGGACGCGGAGGACGCGATGGACGCGATGGACGGGGCGGTGCTGGACGGCCGGGAGCTCCGCGTGCAGATGGCCCGCTACGGCCGCCCGCCCGACTCGCACCACAGCCGCCGCgggccgccgccccgccggtACAGCAGCAGCGGCTACGGCCGCCGCAGCCGCAGGTGAGAGCCGCGGAACGGGCGGCGGAGTTTGGGCAGTAAACGAGATGAACCTTAGCTATGCGCCTGTGCAGTGGGAGCCGTTTGTTTTCATGTTGGTTGCCTAGAGAGGTGGTGAAGTCTCCGTCACTGAACCGTATGGGCACAAACTTGAGCCGTGTGCTCTAGGACGACCCTGCTTaagcagggaggttggagcGGGTGACCCACTGTTGTCCCTTCCAACCGGACCGATTCTGGGGTTCTGTGTTCTTTTCCCGGCGAGTTTCGCGGCGGGGCTGGGAAGAGGAAGCGGGGGTTTACTGGAGGTTTACTAGCAAAGGCACCTGAGGTTCCCTCGGAGTGGAAGGGTTTCGCCCTTAGTAGATTTAGCCCCCGGCCATTCGCTCTGAACAATGGCGCCCTCGTAACACTCATTTTCTTGCCCACGTGCGTCCTGTTCCGCCTTCCCTGTCCCGCAGCACTCGCTCCAGTCCGTGCATGACCCGTGAAAAACTTTTAACGcgcccttttttttttttttttttttttttctggtatgtTTTAGCCCTAGAAGACGCCGTCGCAGCCGATCTAGAAGCAGGAGCCGCTCTAGGTCCCGCAGTCGGTCCCGCTACAGTCGATCGAAATCCCGGTCTCGCACACGCTCTCGGTCTCGCTCCACCTCCAAGTCCAGGTCTGCCAGGAGATCCAAGTCAAAGTCCTCATCTGTCTCCAGATCCCGGTCCAGGTCGAGATCCCGGTCCAGATCTAGAAGCCCTCCCCCTGCCTCAAAGAGAGAATCCAACTCTAGATCCAGGTCTAAGAGCCCTCCCAAGTCTCCGGAAGAAGAAGGAGCTGTATCCTCCTAGGAACATGGTAATGTACCTCGGGATCAGCACAGGATGCATGTTACTTTATTAGAGCACTTAGGTGGGGTGTTGGGTAGTTCTTGGAACATTAATAGCCTGAACCAAGTGAATCCTAGTGGGGCACATTGTTagttgttggttttggttttttttttcttgagcaGTGCTTTTTGGTTATTGATTTAGGGAAATAATTACTGAAGGGTTTTCTAcggagaatttttttttttaacagagaaaatgttttattgcaaGATTAATGCCttggttttaataaaatattgtatGAGACGCAACCTATGATGAAAATGACTATTTCTTACTGTATTTATCCAACATCtgcattttcccctttaaaGCTGCGGTCTCCTGTTTGCTAAAAGAATATTGGCCAGTATTGCAGATTTTAACTGATTTGGCTGATCCTCCAGGGACCAGTTTCTGTGGGCGTGTGTTGGAGCAGGTTTGTCTTACACTGTTAAAGATACACTATCCTTTTAGAACGGAAGATCGGTTCAGTGGCCGTTGTACTGACTGGAGGTAATAACTGTCCTAGAAAAGTGGCAAATTCCTTGCAAGAGAAAACCACGGAAACTAGTTTTTCCTCAAGTCTACATCTTGAAGAGGCATCTAAGGATACACCGGGTGGGGAAAGGATAGTGTGTCTTTAACCTTTCAAACTGTTTGGtcctgttttttaaaaggaaagggCCTGAGCTAGCTCTGAAGTTAGGTAATTGTAGCAAAATTAGTCACATTTTCGGTTTTGAATGCTAATTAGAGTTTAGTTAAGTCTTTATGAAGAAGTATTAGTTTTGTAACTTTTATAGAACTTGGAATAATAGAGTGTTGAACAGGCTGAATTGAAGTTAATGGTGGCTTGATCTACAGCCTGGTGTTTATTCTCCTTTGTAACTAAACTATTTTGACCGAACCCTACATTTGGCCTCTGAAGTAAAGCAACTTCAAAAAGAGGGGGGAGGTGGAAGACTGGAAATTCCTAAAACTTAATTAAATTAGGCAAAGCCAGTTGAAACACAACTAGAAGTATCCCTGAAGTCATCCACACCCAAAATAGACAAGGTAGAAACCTGGCTGaacttttctctcttcaaaCCTAGATGCTTCAGCTAAATGAGAACCCACATAAAGGACGCCTTTGGGGGGAAAAGATCGCTTGAGTCTTCAGCCCATTGGAGAGACCCTGGCCGAGCAACCAGCTGTTGAAAAGGTTATTTTGTAACATTTTGTCTAACTTTTTACTTGTTTAAGTTGCGCCTCAAGTGgcagattttacattttatgtgccattttgttgctgttattcAAATTTCTTGTAATTTAGTGAAGTGAACGACTACCGATTTCATTATTGGCTTGGATATTTGAGgtaaaacttcatttttgtttatataGTGCTGACTTCTATTGGAAATAAGAACTAATGGTAACTTGCTGCCTCCAGTTTCATACTGAGGAATCATGCAGCCATTATATGCTGATAGCTAACTGTCAAAAAGTATTCTCAATTTTGTCTTGATTCCttaaataaaattctgcaaaaCTTCAACTTGAAACTTACtgtaaattcttttttttttaagaaagaacaACTTTGACTTAAAATAGCATCTTCAAATTCAAATTGGTAGAAATCTTTTCAGGTGACAGTTGATATTTGCAAGGATTGTTTTACCAGACTCAATTCTAATCTCTTCTCTTATGTATTTTTGTGCACTAGGCGCAGTTGTGTAGCAGTTGAGTAATGCTGGTTAGCTGTTAAGGTGGCGTGTTGCAGTGCAGAGTGCTTGGCTGTTTCCTGTTGTCTCCTGATTGCTCCTGTGTAACGATGCCTTGTCGTGCAGAAACAAATGGCTGTCCAGTTAATTAAAATGCCTGACAACTGCACTTCCAGTCACCCGGGCCTTGCGTAAAAAAAATGGAGCATACAGTGAGCACATCTAGCTGATGATATACACACcttattttttccagaatggTAAAACTTACCAACCTACATTTATGAACTTATATATGAGAATTGTAATGTTAAGCAAAGAAATGGTTCATTCCTTTGTAAGTACTGATTGGTGTATCTTTTGCTTAAGACATTCTGTACTATACCCACTGTCTCTGTAGttaatattaaacattttttctgtgttaactTTTCTCAACTTAATGTCTTGGGTCAGCTTATTTTAGCTTGAAAAGATTTCTGCAATTATACTGTCAATGTTTAACTTCAATATAGTAACCAAATGCATTCTACTGCTTATAAATTTTATCCACTGGGGttgcttttaaattactgtGGGCAAATTTTAATTAGCATTGTGACTAACCCAATATTGTGTGGCAACTGGTAACACACCAGGCCATGAACGCAGAACCAGCCAGGTCCTGGGATGGTGTTGTGGGAGGTCCACACTGAGCAGTACTAATAATTGCATTGCTGTGTGCTTGCCCTGGCTCGCCAGGCTGCTGCTTGACGGGGGCTGATCTTTACAGTGATGATTTCTCTTGATTTGGTACCAAATGACTTGTAACTTCAAACATCCTGTGTCAAGGGTTATTGTAATGCCTTGTTTTATCTTATGCATGTATGTTAAATGGGAATGGAAACATCTGAACACTGGCAGTGTGGCTTTGTTGAGGATTAAAAGTACTTTTCTACAAACTGAGGAGTTTGTATGTTCCAGGTTAGCGCAGTAAACAGAGGGGCTGGCTTTCGTATGTGGATCTTTGGGAAGGATTCTCCTGGTAAAGGGATCTTAAAGGgatggttttcattttgaaaagagTGCAGTTACCTTTTCATAGCTGAAGTTGTGGATTTAGGTTGGATCTTGTGGATTTCCAGGTTAAATTCTGTTGTGTAGTGGCTCACATGATGGAATTGAAGCTCTGAACTATTTCACGGGCTTGGGGGAGGAACAGAAATTTCTCAAAAGCCATAGCTGGGAAAccaaacagctttatttttacagtgcATGTTTTAAGAATTGCTGCTTCCCCAAAATATCCATGAGGTTTGCTGTAAACAGGActgttctctgcagctctgtgctaCAGCGAACAGCTGAGTATCACCTTGTACTGAAATCTAAAGTGGAATAAACTGAAGTGCCATCTGACTGTGCTAGTGAGATGATCATCATTTCAATTGTGTGTCTTCctggcagagaggagctggcCAAGTGCTCTTTGTCTGCACCAAAGGAATGCAAGGGAACGTGGATGCTCTTCAGTTTCCATTTGTAGAGCAGAGCCTCGATAGACCAGTCAGCACTAAGGGGAGGAAACTGTGTGAAAACCTAACCCAGGCTTTGCTACAGTAACTCGAGCAGGCTGTCACCAAACTTCAGTACAACACAGCTGGGTTTGTAACAGTTGAGTAGAACTCAACAGCAAATTGGTGGTTCTTGgattattttcagattttgttaCCTCCAGGATTTACTGGGCAAAAGCAGCCTGACTCACAATAAGGAGCTTTTCTGAGGCAGAGTGGTGCTGCCACAGAGGAGTTAACACTCGTCCACAGCTGAGACAGGAGTTAAGATTTGAGTTTTAAATACGTAAAAATTTACCTTCGGACTTGATAAGTTGTCCAGAATTGAGCATGTGGATCTTCTCCAACAAGAAGTAAATCGTAGTTAAAATATCTTCAAAGTCTGTGGAGTTTGGGGGAGATAAAGCAGTTTGGGTTAGTCTCTGGATTCCAGGTGGGAATTAATCTGCTTGGTTCTATGCCATGGTAATTACAAATCAATGCAAGCACAGTGTATCTGTATGAGAGACCCAAGCACGGCATGAAGGGACTTAGTTAATTACTTCGTCTTCTCTTCCCCCACCCTCAGCCACATTTATGACAGCTCTAAACTAGAATTACCCCAGAGTAACAAGGTCAGTAGCACAGTGTCACCTGATCTAATTgacactgctcccagcactgcttgGACACGAAGTCTTTGCAGTCACAAACCAAAGATACCTGAGAGCATTAACGTACCTTTAGGGTCAAAAAAGACATCTGAGCCTAAAATAATGTCTATAGGAGCAAgagagagcagctctggagacaTCCGGCCCCAGGTGAGGCCTAGGACAGGCACGTGGGGTAGGTGGTTCATGAGGCAGCTGCTGcggcagctctgcaggcagcgGGGCAGCTCCTCGCTATCGGACAGGATCACCTGGGCACCGCACCTGGCGGCCACCACGCCGGGGAGACTCACACCGGCACCGATCTGAAACCAGAGCGCGTTCGTGGAGACCGCGGGCGGAGCCTGGCCCGCGGGTCAAGAGAGGGGGTACGGGGCGGGGAGCGTGCGGTACCTCCAGCACGCGCTTGCCGGGAAGGCTCCGCCTGTGCACCCACAGGTACTGGGCCAGGACCACGGCGCAGGGCCACACGTACATCCCGTACTGCGAGTCCAGCACCTGCAACACAGGGAGCGAGGCGCTGTGCCGGGGTCCCGGGAGCTCCCGCTCCTGCCCGTGTCCCGGCTGCCCCGGTACCTCGGCACGCGCACGGCCAGCGCCGCCGGACCCTCCTCGAAACGGTACCGCCGTGCGCGCCGCCGCTGCGGCTCCGCCATGGGCCAATCGTGGGCGGACACGTATTGCCGCTAGGCCGAGCTGACCAATCGGCGCCTCCTCCCGGCCTGACGTCACGCGGAGCGCCGCCGCGGGCGATGATGGCGATGGGCCGCTCGCCCAGCCGCGGCCTCCCCCGGGCGCCGCGGTTAAACCGGGCCGCTCCCGCCCGCGCCGCTGCCccagcggggcggggcgggcacCTCCGCGGGCCGCTGCcgggagaagggaggaaaccGGGTGACCCGCGGCCGGCCCGCCGCTGTCAGGGCAGCGGCAGGCGCGGAGCGCGGGCCCGCCGCGGGAAGGGCAGCGGCGGCGGTGGGGTCCCGGGGGGGCCGCAGGACTGCGGGACTGCGCGACCAAGGGCGCTCGGCGCCCGTGCCGCCTCCGTGCCGCCCGCGCTGCCCTTCCTCAACATGGCGGTGCGGGGGCGCCGCTTCCCCAGCTGCGGCCAATCAGCGCCGAGGCGTGGCGGAAGCCGGGGGGCAGCCAGCCAATGGGagagcggcgggggcggggccgcggcgaCAGCGGCGGCACGGGGTGAAATTTCTGGAAGGTgcggccggagcggggccgggatCGGGATCAGGGTCGGGCCGGGGGTGACGGGCGGTGACGGCCCCCAGCGCCGCCGCCATGAATCACAAGAGCAAGAAGCGGATCCGGGAGGCGAAGCGCAGCGCCCGGCCCGAGCTGAAGGACTCGCTGGACTGGACCCGTCACAACTACTGCGAGACCTTTCCTCTCAGCCCCACCGCCTGCAAGGTGCGTCGGGCGGAGGGTAGCCGGGGGCTGAGGGGAAAGAAGGGCGTGGGGAATGGGAgggtgggaatggggaatggAGATGGGGAAATTGGGAATGGAGGGGGGCGCGACCGAGCGAGTCCTGCGGGGAACCGGGGAGAGACGTGAGGGGAACGGCGGGAGCTGAGGGAACTGTGGTGGGGACACGACCGGGGGTTGGGGAGCCCTGAGGAGACAGGGATGGATGGGGCCACTGAGGGGATTGGGAATGCCTGAGGTGAAGGGGGAACTGCGGGATGCGTGATGGGAAGCAGGAAGAGGCCCGTTCCCGAGGCTGGGGTTGCCTtagagctggcaggagggagaggtTCGGTGAGGGAGAGGACTTTCTTCCCTCCACGTGGCGAGGGATGTGGGAAGGTCAGGGCCCGCCAGGATGGGACGGGCACCCGCATAATTCCCAGGAGCGCTTCCCCGTGTCCCGAGGGGGTGAAATGCAGCAGGGGATGTGTCAGCCGAAAGGGCAGGGTAGCCTCTTCGCCCGGGGAGCTGGCTCGGTGGGGAGCAGTGCCAAAGGCTTCGGGCTGCTCGTGTCACTGATGTGTGCAGGGAGCGGGCCAGGAGAAATGGGCCTGCAGCCTCGAGGAGCTTAAAATAACACAGAGGCAGCGCCATACCCTCGTGGCGTGTGGAGCAAAGGATACGTGTGAAGCTCCCCCACAGGCAAGTGCAGTCCTAGGATGTCAGTCTGTCCTAATATCTGTACTGCTTTCCTCCCTTGGTTTCACAGGATAACGTGGAGAGGGCAGATGCACTCCAGTTAACAGTGGAGGAATTTGTTGAGCGTTACGAAAAGCCTTACAAGCCCGTGGTGTTGCTGAATGCTCAGGTGGGCTGGTCTGCCCAGGAGAAGTGGACGCTGGAGCGGCTCAAACGCAAGTACAGGAACCAGAAGTTCAAATGCGGAGAGGACAATGACGGTTACTCTgtgaagatgaagatgaaatATTATATAGAGTACATGGAAACCACACGGGATGACAGCCCCCTCTACATCTTTGACAGCAGCTATGGAGAGCATCCCAAGCGAAGGAAACTCCTGGAGGACTACAAAGTCCCCAAATTCTTCACTGATGATCTCTTTCAGTATGCAGGGGAGAAACGACGGCCACCCTACAGGTAGAGTGACAGCAAGACAAAACTGGGTATTTTCCAGCTCATTGGTTGTTCCTAAATACCTGGAACTGCCTTACATAAAAAAGGGATATTTTTACAGAATCTCTAAAATGAGTGTACATCTGTAATCCTGCAGGAGAGAAGGGCAGGTTTGTGCATCACAATTTCTCTTTCAGCAACGAGTATTGCTACAGATTTAtggtgtgggtttttgttttttcttttcttttcgTTTTATTAAGCCAGTTTACATCACTtcttatatttttcaaaaattacataGTTACTGAGACTTACAAAGATCAGTttcttgctctgtgtgtgtgccttCTGGCGTTCAAATTTTAAGTACCTCAGGAACAGCTCCTGGGTTTTGCACCAGTGGCTTATGTACAGCGTggaattttgtttaattatgaGTCAGTCCTTTTAAGGTAAAGATCTTAAGCTAGATTGGGATCTAATGTGGGCACTAGTTCTTAGCTCCTGTTCAGATGGTTTTGAGAGAGAACAGTATTTCACATCTATGTAGTCTTTTCAactctttccttatttttgctTCAGATTGGAAGAGGGTGAAATGACGTTTCATTCATAAATTCGAATGCAGCAACCTTGTATTTGGGCTTCTAGATACAAAACCTTTTTTATCTATGTTACTTTGACACTTCATAGCAGTATGAACTGAACCCTCCCAAGAAATTAAAGCCTTTACAGTGACATTATAATTGTCAGACAATGCCTGTTGCCCTTTGAGTGACATGAGGCTCTGATGtggtttatttaaataaaattgagcAAGTAATGAGTAATGGTACTTTCCTCTGCACTCTCTCACGTGCCTGTAGTCCAGTTGTGCTTTTTCAGGAGTGAAGCAAGAACCTAATTCCATTTGAGGTCACTGAAGGAGGTGTTTTGACAGTGCTTTTTGTAATTCTCTTCTAAGAACATACAACACAAAACCACACCAGGTGTAGTCTCTAGTAGAAACTGAATACACTTAATTAACTAGAGATCATTTACCCAAGTTAGAGGTAAATGAGAGAATCTGGTTGTGactcatttattttgctgtctgtGTCCCCCACACCCTCTCCACCTACAGGCACATGCCGAGCTCTTTGCTTGTGATCTTGGTATCCAACTTCTTCTATTTCGTCCTAgaaaatatggggttttttcaggcTGTTGAT
The genomic region above belongs to Corvus cornix cornix isolate S_Up_H32 chromosome 18, ASM73873v5, whole genome shotgun sequence and contains:
- the METTL23 gene encoding LOW QUALITY PROTEIN: methyltransferase-like protein 23 (The sequence of the model RefSeq protein was modified relative to this genomic sequence to represent the inferred CDS: inserted 1 base in 1 codon); this encodes MYVWPCAVVLAQYLWVHRRSLPGKRVLEIGAGVSLPGVVAARCGAQVILSDSEELPRCLQSCRSSCLMNHLPHVPVLGLTWGRMSPELLSLAPIDIILGSDVFFDPKDFEDILTTIYFLLEKXPHAQFWTTYQVRSADWSIEALLYKWKLKSIHVPLHSFGADKEHLASSSLPGRHTIEMMIISLAQSDGTSVYSTLDFSTR
- the SRSF2 gene encoding serine/arginine-rich splicing factor 2, whose amino-acid sequence is MSYGRPPPDVEGMTSLKVDNLTYRTSPDTLRRVFEKYGRVGDVYIPRDRYTKESRGFAFVRFHDKRDAEDAMDAMDGAVLDGRELRVQMARYGRPPDSHHSRRGPPPRRYSSSGYGRRSRSPRRRRRSRSRSRSRSRSRSRSRYSRSKSRSRTRSRSRSTSKSRSARRSKSKSSSVSRSRSRSRSRSRSRSPPPASKRESNSRSRSKSPPKSPEEEGAVSS